Proteins encoded in a region of the Saccharothrix ecbatanensis genome:
- a CDS encoding helicase-associated domain-containing protein — MGRKAALAGWLRGLDAQDIRDILALRKDAAEGRPQSLRALADEMATAASLRTAVEGLDQACRDVLDTALRLGDEVGVDVLADQLRCNGKASRAELKRTLGELRARALLWSVGGKLVSSPGLRLLEEEPPRRITPAPRTPRRAAQHRGFADRAAIAPATSTVDGVTRLVELCDVEQVTCRTGVGLRELRRIAGLLRTEECRARLWLDLALEARLLAADDGRLAPTSGSDAWRDESPASRLTALADAWPRMAWTPGKQRAASAEPASNEFGDRTRRGVLERYALLGEDEAYEHRHEVVADLVWTRPAVHGRTATEAALVEAESVGLVALGASTALGRAVLAGVTAEVADRFVPPAATTAHLRPDLTAVVAGLPSRELSGVLDLAADCATGGWRFSGASVRRALDAGHEPDALLARLASVAEHGVPPTLEHLVREVARQHGRITVTPVACCVRTEDPALLREIAGHRLLTPLSLQHLGPTVLASSQPVAETLALLRAAGYAPTTSTADGIAMVERVSRRRVEPPPPRVAEGAWRMPLTGQELAKLATALVERERPRPRFVVPTADSQRIGTVRLLRDQSLVLRDSEVVLLAEALAGRTSVEIAVANGPRSTVKHVITPVDHAAGNLKASRAPRGEHCEFLVSHIRSVRAVTGV; from the coding sequence GTGGGTAGGAAAGCGGCGCTGGCCGGCTGGTTGCGGGGGCTCGACGCACAGGACATCCGGGACATATTGGCGCTGCGCAAGGACGCCGCGGAAGGTCGGCCGCAATCGCTGCGCGCGCTGGCGGACGAGATGGCCACGGCGGCGTCGTTGCGGACGGCCGTCGAAGGGTTGGACCAGGCCTGCCGTGACGTGTTGGACACCGCCCTGCGGCTCGGTGACGAGGTCGGTGTGGACGTGCTGGCGGACCAGTTGCGCTGCAACGGGAAGGCGTCGCGGGCGGAGTTGAAGCGGACGTTGGGCGAGTTGCGCGCGCGGGCGCTGCTGTGGTCGGTGGGCGGGAAGCTGGTCAGTTCGCCGGGTCTGCGGCTGTTGGAGGAAGAGCCGCCGCGCCGGATCACGCCCGCGCCGCGCACGCCACGCCGTGCGGCCCAGCACCGCGGTTTCGCCGACCGGGCCGCGATCGCGCCTGCGACGTCCACTGTGGATGGTGTGACGCGGCTGGTGGAGCTGTGCGACGTCGAGCAGGTGACGTGCCGGACCGGGGTGGGGCTGCGGGAGCTGCGGCGGATCGCCGGCCTGCTGAGGACCGAGGAGTGCCGGGCGCGGCTGTGGCTGGACCTGGCGTTGGAGGCGCGGTTGCTCGCGGCGGACGACGGTCGGTTGGCGCCGACGAGCGGGTCGGACGCGTGGCGGGACGAGTCGCCCGCCAGTCGGCTGACGGCGCTGGCCGACGCTTGGCCGCGGATGGCGTGGACGCCGGGCAAGCAGCGGGCGGCGTCGGCGGAGCCGGCTTCGAACGAGTTCGGCGACCGGACGCGGCGGGGCGTGCTGGAGCGGTACGCGCTGTTGGGCGAGGACGAGGCGTACGAGCACCGGCACGAGGTGGTGGCGGACCTGGTGTGGACGCGGCCCGCGGTGCACGGGCGGACGGCGACCGAGGCGGCGCTGGTGGAGGCCGAGTCGGTGGGCCTGGTGGCGTTGGGCGCGTCGACCGCGCTGGGCCGGGCGGTGTTGGCGGGCGTCACGGCGGAGGTGGCCGACCGGTTCGTGCCGCCCGCCGCCACGACCGCGCACCTGCGGCCGGACCTGACCGCGGTGGTGGCCGGGTTGCCGTCGCGCGAGCTGAGCGGGGTGCTGGACCTGGCGGCGGACTGCGCCACGGGCGGGTGGCGGTTCAGCGGGGCGAGCGTGCGGCGGGCGTTGGACGCGGGGCACGAGCCGGACGCGTTGCTGGCGCGGTTGGCGTCGGTGGCCGAGCACGGCGTGCCGCCGACGTTGGAGCACCTGGTGCGGGAGGTGGCGCGGCAGCACGGGCGGATCACGGTGACGCCGGTGGCGTGCTGCGTGCGGACGGAGGACCCGGCGCTGTTGCGGGAGATCGCCGGGCACCGGCTGCTGACGCCGTTGTCGTTGCAGCACCTGGGGCCGACGGTGTTGGCGTCGTCGCAGCCGGTCGCCGAGACGTTGGCGTTGCTGCGGGCGGCCGGTTACGCGCCGACGACGTCGACGGCGGACGGGATCGCGATGGTGGAGCGGGTGTCCCGGCGCCGGGTCGAGCCCCCGCCTCCGCGCGTGGCCGAGGGCGCGTGGCGGATGCCGTTGACGGGGCAGGAGCTGGCGAAACTGGCGACGGCGCTGGTGGAGCGGGAGCGGCCGAGGCCCAGGTTCGTGGTGCCCACGGCGGACTCGCAGCGGATCGGGACGGTGCGGCTGCTGCGGGACCAGTCGCTGGTGCTGCGGGATTCGGAGGTCGTGCTGCTGGCGGAGGCGTTGGCCGGCCGGACGTCGGTGGAGATCGCCGTGGCGAACGGGCCGAGGAGCACGGTGAAGCACGTGATCACGCCGGTGGACCACGCGGCGGGCAACCTGAAGGCCAGCCGCGCGCCTCGCGGTGAGCACTGCGAGTTCCTGGTCAGCCACATCCGTTCGGTGCGCGCGGTGACCGGGGTCTGA
- a CDS encoding carboxypeptidase-like regulatory domain-containing protein has product MRRPLRMRAVLLIGMLVLGACGRESGTSDQDPQPPLTNTQATVTGVVVDQGGRPVDGALVQPKSLDSPPLPVPELAVFSGPDGRYEWHLAAGRYEFTATKDDRTGPPSEVTAGAGATAQVELHLP; this is encoded by the coding sequence GTGCGACGTCCACTCCGCATGCGAGCGGTCCTGCTGATCGGCATGCTGGTGCTCGGGGCGTGCGGTCGGGAATCCGGCACGTCGGACCAGGACCCCCAGCCGCCCCTGACGAACACCCAGGCCACCGTCACCGGCGTGGTCGTGGACCAGGGTGGCCGTCCCGTCGACGGCGCCCTGGTGCAACCGAAGTCGCTCGACTCACCACCGCTGCCCGTGCCGGAACTGGCGGTCTTCTCCGGACCGGACGGCCGTTACGAATGGCACCTGGCCGCGGGCCGCTACGAGTTCACCGCCACCAAGGACGACCGGACCGGACCACCGTCCGAGGTCACCGCGGGGGCGGGCGCGACGGCGCAGGTGGAACTCCACCTGCCCTGA
- a CDS encoding HEAT repeat domain-containing protein has product MLSSDSALAAVLDVESPDRRAHIRSLIDSTEEGLDDKILALLEDHSAVRAELCRILAERDRDRDPSYVLAYFAQQPKPGRKPGRIDAWMRSQAYRSPLGIVHGIPRLRRASAIEHYRRDVTSWRTTRRFSAVLSLGDTADPAALPLVVKALRDRKWYIRAEAAVALRRLIRDGAVAPEAVESVADALVACLSHRRPKVVEHAAAALSAPLLRDRLVEARRSSRLKPASAALVDAALEGKVPALPPIWVGDVEGE; this is encoded by the coding sequence ATGTTGTCCAGCGACAGCGCTCTCGCCGCAGTGCTGGATGTGGAGTCGCCGGATCGGCGCGCGCACATCCGAAGCTTGATCGACAGCACCGAGGAGGGCTTGGACGACAAGATCCTGGCCCTGCTCGAAGACCATTCGGCGGTGAGGGCGGAACTCTGCCGCATCCTCGCGGAGCGGGACCGGGACCGGGACCCGTCTTACGTGCTCGCCTACTTCGCGCAGCAGCCGAAGCCCGGGAGAAAACCGGGCCGGATCGACGCCTGGATGCGCAGTCAGGCCTATCGCAGCCCTCTGGGGATCGTGCACGGGATTCCCCGTCTCCGTCGCGCGTCGGCGATCGAGCACTATCGACGGGACGTGACGAGTTGGCGGACGACCCGCCGGTTCAGCGCGGTGTTGTCCCTCGGTGACACGGCGGACCCGGCCGCGTTGCCGCTCGTCGTGAAGGCGTTGCGGGACCGGAAGTGGTACATCCGCGCGGAGGCCGCCGTGGCGCTCCGCCGGCTCATCAGGGACGGTGCCGTCGCACCGGAGGCGGTGGAGTCGGTGGCCGACGCTCTGGTGGCGTGCCTGTCCCACCGCAGACCGAAGGTCGTGGAGCATGCGGCGGCGGCGCTGTCGGCGCCTTTGCTGCGCGACCGGTTGGTGGAGGCACGGCGCTCGTCCCGGCTGAAACCGGCGAGCGCCGCGCTAGTGGACGCGGCACTCGAAGGCAAGGTGCCCGCACTGCCACCCATCTGGGTGGGTGACGTCGAAGGAGAATGA
- a CDS encoding glutamate synthase subunit beta yields MADPYGFLKHSRAEPKKRPAAERLSDWSEVYLDVPAEQRDADVRAQATRCMDCGIPFCHSGSAGCPLGNLIPEWNDLVRTGDWELASDRLHATNNFPEFTGKLCPAPCEAACVLAISHDAGGAVAIKRVEETIADVSWEQGYARPVQAQVVSGKRVAVVGSGPAGLAAAQQLTRAGHEVTVFERDDRLGGLLRYGIPEFKMEKKVLDRRLAQLRKEGTKFVTSCEVGVDLTVDELRSKFDAVVLAVGALRGRDDTTTPGRELQGIHLAMEHLVPANRACEGDGPPAIDAAGKHVVIIGGGDTGADCYGTASRQGAASVLQLDQYPMPPSTRDDSRSPWPLWPWILRTYAAHEEAGERKFAVAVEKFVGDEDGHVRQIQLRKVRVEKDATGRRQVVPTSEEVEVLPADLVLLAIGFEGVEHMPLLDGLGIQLTSRGTISCGSDWQTQSPGVFVCGDAHRGASLVVWAIAEGRSVANAVDRYLTGSSDLPSPVIPNMLPLAVV; encoded by the coding sequence GTGGCTGACCCGTACGGTTTCCTCAAGCACTCCCGTGCCGAGCCGAAGAAGCGGCCCGCCGCGGAACGGCTGTCCGACTGGAGCGAGGTCTACCTCGACGTCCCGGCGGAGCAGCGTGACGCGGACGTGCGCGCGCAGGCGACGCGGTGCATGGACTGCGGCATCCCGTTCTGCCACTCAGGGTCGGCCGGCTGCCCGCTGGGCAACCTGATCCCGGAGTGGAACGACCTGGTCCGCACCGGCGACTGGGAGCTGGCGTCGGACCGGTTGCACGCGACGAACAACTTCCCTGAGTTCACCGGCAAGCTGTGCCCCGCGCCGTGCGAGGCGGCGTGCGTGCTGGCGATCAGCCACGACGCGGGCGGCGCGGTCGCCATCAAGCGGGTCGAGGAGACCATCGCCGACGTGTCCTGGGAGCAGGGCTACGCGCGGCCCGTGCAGGCACAGGTGGTGTCGGGCAAGCGGGTGGCGGTCGTCGGCTCCGGTCCGGCCGGGCTGGCGGCGGCTCAGCAGCTGACGCGCGCCGGGCACGAGGTCACCGTGTTCGAGCGGGACGACCGGCTCGGCGGGCTGCTCCGGTACGGCATCCCCGAGTTCAAGATGGAGAAGAAGGTCCTGGACCGGCGGCTCGCGCAGCTCCGCAAGGAGGGCACGAAGTTCGTCACCAGTTGCGAGGTCGGGGTGGACCTGACGGTGGACGAGCTGCGGTCGAAGTTCGACGCGGTCGTGCTCGCGGTCGGTGCTCTGCGCGGCCGTGACGACACGACGACGCCGGGCCGTGAGCTGCAAGGCATCCACCTGGCGATGGAACACCTGGTGCCCGCGAACCGCGCGTGCGAGGGCGACGGTCCGCCGGCGATCGACGCGGCGGGCAAGCACGTCGTGATCATCGGCGGCGGCGACACCGGCGCGGACTGCTACGGCACGGCGTCCCGGCAGGGCGCGGCCTCGGTGTTGCAGCTCGACCAGTACCCGATGCCACCGTCCACTCGGGACGATTCACGGTCGCCTTGGCCCCTGTGGCCCTGGATCCTCCGCACCTACGCCGCGCACGAGGAGGCGGGGGAGCGGAAGTTCGCGGTCGCGGTCGAGAAGTTCGTCGGCGATGAGGACGGGCACGTGCGGCAGATCCAGCTGCGCAAGGTGCGGGTGGAGAAGGACGCCACCGGCCGACGTCAGGTGGTGCCGACGTCCGAGGAGGTCGAGGTGCTGCCGGCGGACCTGGTGCTGCTGGCCATCGGCTTCGAGGGCGTCGAGCACATGCCGTTGCTGGACGGGCTCGGCATCCAGCTCACCTCGCGCGGCACCATCTCGTGCGGCTCGGACTGGCAGACGCAGTCGCCGGGCGTGTTCGTCTGCGGTGACGCCCACCGCGGCGCGTCCCTGGTCGTGTGGGCGATCGCCGAGGGCCGTTCGGTGGCCAACGCGGTGGACCGCTACCTGACCGGCTCGTCCGACCTGCCGTCCCCGGTGATCCCCAACATGCTTCCGCTCGCCGTGGTGTGA
- the gltB gene encoding glutamate synthase large subunit, with protein MIFSAIPSPQGLYDPAAERDACGVAMVADIKGRRSHDIVVDALTALANLEHRGAAGAEPTSGDGAGILLQLPDAFLRDVLDFELPEPGAYAAGIAFLPADEGDRAKAVELAERIAGEEGLEVLGWRDVPTAPDHAGVGPTARSVMPHFGMLLLKSETGGHGVDLDRLTFAVRKRVEHETAAADVGTYFPSLSSRTIVYKGMLTTGQLPAFFPDLRDERLASAIALVHSRFSTNTFPSWPLAHPFRYVAHNGEINTVRGNRNRMRAREALLDSDLIPGDLARLFPICHPEGSDSASFDEVLELLHLGGRSLPHAVLMMIPEAWENHTSMDPKRRAFYEFHASLMEPWDGPACVTFTDGSLVGAVLDRNGLRPARWWQTADGRVVLASETGVLDVPPDQVVAKGRLQPGKMFLVDTVAGRLVDDDEVKTALAEEKPYDEWLHAGLLELADLADREHVVQSHESVVRRQLTFGYTEEELRVLLGPMSTAGAEPLGSMGTDTPVAALSQRSRLLYDYFVQNFAQVTNPPLDAIREEIVTSVSRVMGPEQNLLEPGPVSCRHIKLTYPVIDNDELAKLIHINDDGDLPGFACTVLSGLFEVDGGGEALAAAVERVRREASEAIANGARTLVLSDRDSDHRMAPIPSLLLVSAVHHHLVRTKERLRVALVVETGDAREVHHIAALLSYGAAAVNPYLAFETIEDMISTGAVTGIEARKAVRNYVTALVKGTLKIMSKMGVSTVGAYTAAQVFEAVGLSKDMLDEYFTGTVSKLGGAGLDVLAEEVALRHRRAHPDNPTDRAHRRLEVGGEYAYRREGELHLFTPETVFLLQHATKTGKQDVYRRYTDEVERLSRMGGTLRGLFGFQTEGRTPIPIDEVEPVSSIVKRFNTGAMSYGSISAEAHETLAIAMNRLGGRSNSGEGGEDPERLYDPERRSAVKQVASGRFGVTSEYLVNASDIQIKMAQGAKPGEGGQLPGYKVYPWIARTRHSTPGVGLISPPPHHDIYSIEDLAQLIHDLKNANEQARVHVKLVSEVGVGTVAAGVAKAHADVVLISGHDGGTGASPLNSLKHAGTPWEIGLAETQQTLLLNGLRDRITVQVDGALRTGRDVVVAALLGAEEFGFATAPLIVAGCIMMRVCHLDTCPVGVATQNPELRKRYTGQADHVVAFFEFVAQETRELLASLGFRTIDEAVGHAELLKTDEAVEHWKAAGLDLSPVFEVPETPYHTAKRKVREQDHGLAQALDRTLIQLADAALEDARPVRLELPLRNVNRTVGTLLGAEVTRRFGGDGLPDDTIHVTFTGSAGQSLGAFVPRGITLEMVGDANDYVGKGLSGGRIVVRPHPDAPFAAEQQVIAGNVIGYGATSGEIFLRGRVGERFCVRNSGALAVAEGVGDHAFEYMTGGRAVVLGPTGRNLAAGMSGGVAYVLDLDPAAVNTAMVELQRPGADDLRWLREVVERHHQLTGSAVAASLLGDWPRRSASFTKVMPGDYQRVLEAMRLARAEGRDVDQAIMEASRG; from the coding sequence GTGATCTTCTCCGCCATCCCGTCCCCGCAGGGGCTCTACGACCCCGCCGCGGAACGAGACGCTTGCGGTGTGGCGATGGTCGCCGACATCAAGGGCCGGCGCTCGCACGACATCGTCGTCGACGCGCTCACCGCGCTGGCCAACCTGGAGCACCGAGGCGCGGCGGGGGCCGAGCCCACCAGCGGCGACGGCGCCGGGATCCTGCTGCAACTGCCGGACGCGTTCCTGCGGGACGTGCTGGACTTCGAGCTGCCCGAGCCCGGCGCGTACGCGGCCGGCATCGCGTTCCTGCCCGCCGACGAGGGCGACCGCGCGAAGGCGGTCGAGCTGGCCGAGCGGATCGCCGGCGAAGAGGGCCTGGAGGTCCTCGGCTGGCGCGACGTGCCGACCGCCCCGGACCACGCGGGTGTCGGCCCGACCGCCCGGTCGGTGATGCCGCACTTCGGGATGCTGCTGCTCAAGAGCGAGACCGGCGGCCACGGCGTCGACCTGGACCGCCTCACGTTCGCCGTGCGCAAGCGGGTGGAGCACGAGACCGCGGCGGCGGACGTCGGCACGTACTTCCCGTCGCTGTCGTCCCGGACGATCGTCTACAAGGGCATGCTGACCACGGGCCAGCTGCCCGCGTTCTTCCCCGACCTGCGCGACGAGCGGCTGGCCAGCGCCATCGCCCTGGTCCACTCCCGGTTCTCCACGAACACGTTCCCGTCGTGGCCGCTGGCGCACCCGTTCCGGTACGTCGCGCACAACGGTGAGATCAACACCGTCCGGGGCAACCGGAACCGGATGCGGGCCCGTGAGGCGCTGCTCGACTCCGACCTCATCCCCGGCGACCTGGCCCGGCTGTTCCCGATCTGCCACCCGGAGGGCTCCGACTCGGCGAGCTTCGACGAGGTGCTGGAGCTGCTGCACCTGGGCGGCCGGAGCCTGCCGCACGCGGTGCTGATGATGATCCCGGAGGCGTGGGAGAACCACACGTCGATGGACCCGAAGCGCCGCGCGTTCTACGAGTTCCACGCCAGCCTGATGGAGCCGTGGGACGGCCCGGCCTGCGTCACGTTCACCGACGGCTCGCTGGTCGGCGCGGTGCTCGACCGCAACGGTCTGCGCCCGGCCCGCTGGTGGCAGACCGCCGACGGCCGCGTGGTGCTGGCCTCCGAGACCGGTGTGCTGGACGTCCCGCCGGACCAGGTCGTGGCCAAGGGCCGCCTCCAGCCGGGGAAGATGTTCCTGGTCGACACGGTCGCCGGTCGCCTGGTCGACGACGACGAGGTCAAGACCGCGCTGGCCGAGGAGAAGCCGTACGACGAGTGGCTGCACGCGGGCCTGCTGGAGCTGGCCGACCTGGCCGACCGCGAGCACGTGGTGCAGAGCCACGAGTCCGTGGTGCGGCGCCAGCTGACGTTCGGCTACACCGAGGAGGAGCTGCGCGTCCTGCTCGGCCCGATGTCCACCGCCGGCGCGGAGCCGCTGGGCTCGATGGGCACGGACACCCCGGTGGCCGCGCTGTCGCAGCGTTCCCGGCTGCTCTACGACTACTTCGTGCAGAACTTCGCCCAGGTGACGAACCCGCCGCTGGACGCGATCCGCGAGGAGATCGTCACCAGCGTGTCCCGGGTGATGGGCCCGGAGCAGAACCTGCTGGAGCCGGGCCCGGTCAGCTGCCGGCACATCAAGCTGACCTACCCGGTGATCGACAACGACGAGCTGGCCAAGCTCATCCACATCAACGACGACGGCGACCTGCCGGGCTTCGCCTGCACGGTCCTCAGTGGACTGTTCGAAGTGGACGGCGGCGGCGAGGCGCTGGCGGCGGCCGTCGAACGGGTGCGCCGCGAGGCGTCCGAGGCGATCGCGAACGGCGCCCGCACGCTGGTGCTGTCGGACCGCGACTCGGACCACCGGATGGCGCCGATCCCGTCGCTGCTGCTGGTCTCCGCGGTGCACCACCACCTGGTGCGCACCAAGGAACGGCTGCGCGTGGCGCTGGTCGTGGAGACCGGTGACGCCCGCGAGGTGCACCACATCGCCGCGCTGCTGAGCTACGGCGCCGCCGCGGTGAACCCGTACCTCGCGTTCGAGACGATCGAAGACATGATCAGCACCGGCGCGGTCACCGGGATCGAGGCGCGCAAGGCCGTCCGGAACTACGTGACTGCGCTGGTCAAGGGCACGTTGAAGATCATGTCCAAGATGGGCGTCTCGACCGTCGGCGCGTACACGGCGGCGCAGGTGTTCGAGGCAGTGGGCCTGTCCAAGGACATGCTGGACGAGTACTTCACCGGCACGGTGTCGAAGCTCGGCGGCGCGGGCCTGGACGTGCTGGCGGAGGAGGTGGCGCTGCGCCACCGCCGCGCCCACCCGGACAACCCGACCGACCGCGCGCACCGGCGGCTGGAGGTGGGCGGCGAGTACGCCTACCGCCGCGAGGGCGAGCTGCACCTGTTCACGCCGGAGACGGTGTTCCTGCTCCAGCACGCCACCAAGACCGGCAAGCAGGACGTCTACCGCCGCTACACCGACGAGGTCGAGCGGCTGTCCCGGATGGGCGGCACGCTGCGCGGGCTGTTCGGGTTCCAGACCGAGGGCCGCACGCCGATCCCGATCGACGAGGTGGAGCCGGTCTCCTCGATCGTCAAGCGGTTCAACACCGGCGCCATGTCGTACGGGTCGATCTCGGCGGAGGCGCACGAGACGCTGGCCATCGCGATGAACCGGCTGGGCGGCCGGTCCAACAGCGGTGAGGGCGGCGAGGACCCGGAGCGGTTGTACGACCCGGAGCGGCGCAGCGCGGTCAAGCAGGTCGCGTCCGGCCGGTTCGGCGTCACCAGCGAGTACCTGGTCAACGCCAGCGACATCCAGATCAAGATGGCGCAGGGCGCGAAGCCCGGCGAGGGCGGCCAGCTGCCCGGCTACAAGGTGTACCCGTGGATCGCGCGGACCCGGCACTCGACGCCGGGCGTGGGCCTCATCTCCCCGCCGCCGCACCACGACATCTACTCGATCGAAGACCTGGCGCAGCTGATCCACGACCTGAAGAACGCCAACGAGCAGGCCCGCGTGCACGTGAAGCTGGTCAGCGAGGTCGGCGTCGGCACGGTCGCGGCGGGCGTGGCGAAGGCGCACGCGGACGTGGTGCTGATCTCCGGCCACGACGGCGGCACCGGCGCGTCCCCGCTGAACTCGCTCAAGCACGCGGGCACGCCGTGGGAGATCGGCCTCGCCGAGACCCAGCAGACGTTGCTGCTCAACGGTTTGCGCGACCGGATCACGGTGCAGGTCGACGGCGCGCTGCGCACCGGCCGTGACGTCGTGGTGGCCGCGCTGCTCGGCGCGGAGGAGTTCGGTTTCGCCACCGCGCCGCTGATCGTCGCGGGCTGCATCATGATGCGCGTCTGCCACCTGGACACGTGCCCGGTGGGCGTGGCCACGCAGAACCCGGAGCTGCGCAAGCGGTACACCGGGCAGGCCGACCACGTGGTGGCGTTCTTCGAGTTCGTCGCCCAGGAAACCCGGGAACTGCTGGCGTCCTTGGGTTTCCGCACCATCGACGAGGCCGTCGGCCACGCCGAGCTGCTGAAGACCGACGAGGCCGTCGAGCACTGGAAGGCGGCCGGGCTGGACCTGTCGCCGGTGTTCGAGGTGCCCGAGACGCCGTACCACACGGCCAAGCGCAAGGTCCGCGAACAGGACCACGGGCTGGCGCAGGCGTTGGACCGCACGCTGATCCAGCTCGCCGACGCCGCGTTGGAGGACGCCCGGCCGGTGCGGCTGGAACTGCCGCTGCGCAACGTCAACCGCACCGTCGGCACGCTCCTCGGCGCCGAGGTGACGCGCCGGTTCGGCGGCGACGGCCTGCCCGACGACACGATCCACGTGACGTTCACCGGGTCGGCCGGCCAGTCGCTCGGCGCGTTCGTGCCGCGCGGCATCACGCTGGAGATGGTCGGCGACGCCAACGACTACGTCGGCAAGGGCCTGTCCGGCGGGCGGATCGTCGTCCGACCGCACCCGGACGCGCCGTTCGCGGCCGAGCAGCAGGTCATCGCGGGCAACGTGATCGGCTACGGCGCCACGTCCGGCGAGATCTTCCTGCGCGGACGCGTCGGTGAGCGGTTCTGCGTGCGGAACTCGGGTGCGCTGGCCGTCGCCGAGGGCGTCGGCGACCACGCGTTCGAGTACATGACCGGTGGCCGGGCCGTGGTGCTCGGGCCGACCGGCCGCAACCTCGCCGCGGGCATGTCCGGCGGCGTGGCGTACGTGCTCGACCTCGACCCGGCGGCGGTCAACACCGCCATGGTCGAGTTGCAGCGGCCCGGCGCGGACGACCTGCGCTGGCTGCGCGAAGTGGTGGAACGCCACCACCAGCTCACCGGATCGGCGGTGGCCGCCTCGCTGCTCGGCGACTGGCCCCGGCGTTCCGCGTCGTTCACCAAGGTCATGCCCGGTGACTACCAGCGCGTGCTCGAAGCGATGAGGCTCGCCCGCGCGGAAGGCAGGGACGTCGACCAGGCGATCATGGAGGCCTCCCGTGGCTGA
- the dctA gene encoding C4-dicarboxylate transporter DctA, whose product MVSAPTRERKPIYKHLYFWVLVSIVLGVIVGYAFPAQASGMKWLADFFIALVKIVIAPTIFCTIVVGIAGLGNLAKAGGLALRTILYFTAMTTAALAIGLIVVNLVQPGHHGASVPLNDAAAEKTLADAATAETGVTGFVLSLVPKSFLSAFTDGQLIQVLVIAVLVAVAVAGMGKRGEKVVAALDTVSKVMFGVIKIVMYAAPIGAFGGIAYTIGKFGGSILGKLAWLMGSFYATCLLFILVVLGGVSLYAGFSIFKFLRYIKDELLIVLGTSSSETVLPRMLVKLEAAGADKSVVGLTIPTGYSFNLDGTCIYLTMGAIFIAQATGVEVGLGTQIGLLLFMLLASKGAAGVTGAGLVTLAASLSAFEANSAIPAVGIALIVGIDRFMSEARAITNMIGNGVGTLVVARWQGQLDRDRLREVLDNPTQVDVDALMERQHSDDDGPGVREPVGAGAAR is encoded by the coding sequence GTGGTCAGCGCGCCGACACGTGAGCGCAAACCGATCTACAAGCACCTCTACTTCTGGGTCCTGGTCTCGATCGTGCTCGGCGTGATCGTCGGCTACGCGTTCCCGGCCCAGGCGTCCGGCATGAAGTGGTTGGCCGACTTCTTCATCGCCCTCGTCAAGATCGTCATCGCCCCGACCATCTTCTGCACCATCGTGGTCGGCATCGCGGGCCTGGGGAACCTCGCCAAGGCGGGCGGCCTGGCGCTGCGGACGATCCTCTACTTCACCGCGATGACGACGGCGGCGCTGGCCATCGGGCTCATCGTGGTCAACCTCGTGCAGCCCGGCCACCACGGCGCGTCCGTCCCGCTGAACGACGCCGCGGCGGAGAAGACGCTCGCCGACGCCGCGACCGCCGAGACGGGCGTGACCGGCTTCGTCCTCAGCCTGGTGCCCAAGTCGTTCCTCAGCGCCTTCACCGACGGCCAGCTCATCCAGGTGCTGGTCATCGCGGTCCTGGTGGCGGTCGCCGTGGCCGGCATGGGCAAGCGCGGCGAGAAGGTGGTCGCGGCGCTCGACACCGTCTCCAAGGTCATGTTCGGCGTCATCAAGATCGTCATGTACGCGGCGCCGATCGGCGCTTTCGGCGGCATCGCCTACACGATCGGCAAGTTCGGCGGCTCGATCCTGGGCAAGCTGGCCTGGTTGATGGGCTCGTTCTACGCGACGTGCCTGCTGTTCATCCTGGTGGTGCTGGGCGGTGTGTCCCTGTACGCGGGCTTCTCGATCTTCAAGTTCCTCCGGTACATCAAGGACGAGCTGCTGATCGTGCTCGGCACGTCGTCGTCCGAGACGGTGCTGCCGCGGATGCTGGTGAAGCTGGAGGCGGCGGGCGCGGACAAGTCGGTGGTCGGCCTCACCATCCCGACCGGCTACTCGTTCAACCTGGACGGCACCTGCATCTACCTGACCATGGGCGCGATCTTCATCGCCCAGGCGACGGGGGTCGAGGTCGGCCTGGGCACCCAGATCGGGCTGCTGCTGTTCATGCTGCTGGCCAGCAAGGGCGCGGCGGGCGTGACGGGCGCGGGCCTGGTCACGCTGGCGGCCTCGCTGAGCGCGTTCGAGGCGAACAGCGCCATCCCGGCGGTCGGCATCGCGCTGATCGTGGGCATCGACCGGTTCATGTCCGAGGCGCGGGCGATCACCAACATGATCGGCAACGGCGTGGGCACGCTCGTGGTGGCCCGCTGGCAGGGCCAGTTGGACCGGGACCGGCTGCGGGAGGTCCTGGACAACCCGACGCAGGTCGACGTGGACGCCCTGATGGAACGTCAGCACAGTGACGACGACGGGCCTGGCGTCCGTGAACCGGTGGGCGCCGGCGCGGCCCGATAA